Proteins from a genomic interval of Marmoricola sp. OAE513:
- a CDS encoding LLM class F420-dependent oxidoreductase, whose protein sequence is MRLGLHLVNFDLGEPVGPALAAIGAGVEEAGFDNLSVMDHLLQLEFMGPPSSPMLEGYTTLGFLAAHTSTVDLQLLVTGVTYRHPGVLGKIVATLDNLSGGRAVLGLGAAWYEGEHRALGVPFPSLAERFERLEETVQILRQMWSPDDGPYVGTHYRLDATVCSPQPVRPVPLMIGGSGERRTLRLVATYADACNLFANDDLGPAAIEAKLAVLRRHCAEVGRDYDAIAKTLLWTGDCDPTGFAERMKPYADLGVTEVHVMHLGTEPLGLVRALAPQVEVLQQL, encoded by the coding sequence ATGCGGCTCGGACTCCACCTCGTCAATTTCGACCTCGGCGAACCGGTCGGCCCGGCCCTCGCTGCGATCGGCGCCGGGGTCGAGGAGGCAGGGTTCGACAACCTCTCGGTGATGGATCACCTGCTCCAGCTCGAATTCATGGGCCCGCCGTCCAGCCCTATGCTCGAGGGGTACACGACTCTCGGTTTCCTCGCCGCGCACACGAGCACGGTCGACCTGCAGCTGCTGGTCACCGGCGTCACGTACCGGCACCCGGGTGTGCTCGGCAAGATCGTCGCGACGCTGGACAACTTGTCCGGCGGGCGCGCGGTCCTCGGCCTCGGCGCCGCCTGGTACGAGGGGGAGCACCGGGCCCTGGGAGTTCCGTTCCCCAGCCTCGCCGAGCGCTTCGAGCGGCTCGAGGAGACCGTGCAGATCCTCCGGCAGATGTGGTCGCCCGACGACGGCCCGTACGTCGGCACGCACTACCGCCTTGACGCCACGGTCTGCTCGCCGCAGCCGGTCAGGCCGGTGCCGCTGATGATCGGCGGCTCGGGAGAGCGACGCACCCTGCGCCTGGTCGCGACGTACGCCGACGCCTGCAACCTGTTCGCGAACGACGACCTCGGTCCGGCAGCGATCGAGGCGAAGCTCGCCGTCCTGCGCCGGCACTGCGCGGAGGTCGGGCGGGACTACGACGCGATCGCGAAGACGCTGCTGTGGACCGGCGACTGCGACCCGACCGGCTTCGCCGAGCGGATGAAGCCGTACGCCGACCTCGGCGTCACCGAGGTGCACGTGATGCACCTCGGCACCGAGCCGCTCGGGCTGGTGCGCGCGCTGGCACCCCAGGTCGAGGTGCTGCAGCAGCTCTGA